Proteins encoded together in one Shewanella acanthi window:
- the rimO gene encoding 30S ribosomal protein S12 methylthiotransferase RimO, whose translation MTVESFNPKQTTTLETPAKTLEAASTDSTATGNRIGFVSLGCPKNLVDSERILTQLRIDGYEVTNSYDNADLVIVNTCGFIDAAVEESLDAVREALEENGKVIVTGCLGAKENQIREVHPDVLEITGPHSYEAVLKHVHKYVPKPEHNPFTSLIPQTGVKLTPKHYAYLKISEGCDNRCTFCIIPALRGDLDSRPAGSVLDEAKRLVESGVQEILVVSQDTSAYGKDKGGRTDFWNGMPVKQDITSLARQLGKMGAWVRLHYIYPYPWVDDLIPLMAEGLILPYLDIPMQHASPRILKMMKRPGRVDRQLEAIQRWREICPDLVIRSTFIVGFPGETEEDFEMLLDFLREARLDRVGCFKYSEVEGAVANTIAELISEEVKEDRYHRFMEVQAEISAERLARFIGRTMDILIDDVDEEGAIGRSFADAPEIDGMVFINGETELEPGMLVRAVITHSDEHDLWAELVDADAEEDLEA comes from the coding sequence ATGACAGTTGAATCTTTTAATCCTAAGCAAACAACCACGCTTGAGACCCCAGCCAAAACCTTAGAAGCAGCAAGTACTGATTCTACTGCTACCGGGAATCGCATCGGTTTCGTGTCTTTGGGTTGCCCAAAAAACCTAGTGGACTCAGAGCGCATTCTGACCCAGCTGCGAATCGACGGCTATGAAGTCACCAACAGCTACGACAATGCCGATCTGGTGATTGTGAATACCTGTGGTTTTATCGACGCTGCGGTTGAAGAATCCTTAGATGCGGTGCGTGAAGCCCTAGAAGAAAACGGCAAAGTGATCGTCACTGGCTGTTTAGGCGCGAAAGAAAACCAAATCCGTGAAGTGCACCCAGACGTGCTCGAAATCACCGGTCCGCACAGCTACGAAGCCGTGTTAAAGCATGTGCACAAGTACGTGCCAAAACCCGAGCACAACCCATTTACCTCGTTAATCCCACAAACTGGGGTTAAATTAACGCCTAAACATTACGCTTACTTAAAGATTTCAGAGGGTTGCGACAACCGTTGTACCTTCTGCATCATCCCTGCACTGCGTGGCGATTTAGACAGCCGCCCTGCGGGTAGCGTATTAGACGAAGCCAAACGCTTAGTTGAATCAGGCGTGCAAGAAATTTTAGTCGTCAGCCAAGACACCTCTGCCTACGGTAAAGACAAGGGCGGGCGCACCGATTTCTGGAACGGTATGCCAGTTAAGCAAGACATCACCAGCCTTGCCCGCCAATTAGGCAAGATGGGTGCTTGGGTACGTTTACACTACATCTACCCATACCCATGGGTTGACGATCTGATCCCATTGATGGCCGAAGGTTTAATCCTGCCATACTTAGACATTCCAATGCAGCACGCGAGCCCTCGCATCCTGAAGATGATGAAGCGTCCAGGCCGCGTTGACCGTCAGTTAGAAGCGATTCAACGCTGGCGCGAAATCTGCCCAGATTTAGTTATCCGCTCAACCTTTATCGTTGGCTTCCCGGGGGAAACCGAAGAAGACTTCGAAATGCTACTCGATTTTCTACGTGAAGCCCGCCTCGACCGCGTTGGCTGCTTCAAGTACTCAGAAGTGGAAGGCGCAGTGGCCAACACCATCGCCGAGCTTATCAGCGAAGAAGTGAAGGAAGACAGATACCACAGATTTATGGAAGTCCAAGCAGAGATCAGCGCCGAGCGTTTAGCGCGTTTCATTGGCCGCACGATGGACATTCTGATCGATGACGTTGACGAAGAAGGCGCCATTGGCCGAAGCTTTGCCGACGCACCAGAAATCGACGGCATGGTATTTATCAACGGAGAAACCGAACTCGAACCCGGCATGTTAGTTCGCGCCGTGATAACCCACTCGGACGAGCACGATCTGTGGGCCGAGTTAGTAGACGCCGATGCAGAGGAAGACCTCGAGGCGTAA